Proteins co-encoded in one Helicoverpa zea isolate HzStark_Cry1AcR chromosome 18, ilHelZeax1.1, whole genome shotgun sequence genomic window:
- the LOC124639185 gene encoding lysozyme-like — protein sequence MHVKPLLAIPVCLFGIFVFWITGSSGLFIPNLSERCYRCLCYVSTLCDMAHGCTGGYCGPFNISRVYWVDAGMITLPDDDPERNHAWSDCARSYHCAKRIIEGYLQKFGKDCNGDGVTNCFDYMMVNGNGGYGCTTPLNGSVNGRRWLKRYEECRI from the exons atgcaCGTAAAACCGTTGTTAGCGATACCCGTGTGTTTATTTGGTATCTTCGTGTTCTGGATAACCGGTTCCAGTG gaCTTTTCATCCCAAACCTGTCAGAGCGTTGCTACAGATGCCTGTGCTATGTCTCAACCCTCTGTGACATGGCTCATGGCTGCACAGGAGGCTACTGCGGACCCTTCAATATCTCGAGGGTCTACTGGGTTGATGCTGGCATGATTACACTGCCTGATGATGATCCGGAGAGGAATCATG CCTGGTCGGACTGCGCCAGGAGTTATCACTGCGCCAAAAGGATCATTGAAGGATATTTACAGAAGTTCGGAAAG GACTGCAACGGTGATGGCGTGACGAACTGCTTCGACTACATGATGGTGAACGGCAACGGGGGCTATGGGTGTACGACACCATTGAACGGCTCAGTCAATGGGAGACGATGGCTCAAACGCTATGAAGAGTGTCGGATATAA